Within the Leptospira ryugenii genome, the region AAAAAATGTAAAGAAGCCAAAGAACAAGCATTTGGCTCTGTAAGCAAATTGCAATTTGCTACAAACTTTAATTATCCCTTAGATGAAACATTCATCACAAGTAGGTTTTATGTTCGCAGAGACTATAATGGAAAGAAAGGTCGGCCACATGGAGGGGTAGACTTCCGAGGAAAAGTTGGCACTCCTATCAAAGCAATCCAAGATGGCACAGTTGTTTTGGCGCAACCTATGTACTATGAAGGCAATTTTACCATCATCGACCATGGAAATAAAATTTTCACCTTCTATATGCACCAAGAGAAAATCGATGTAAAAGTTGGAGATAAGGTGAAAAAGGGACAAGTGATCGGGACAGTTGGCTCAACAGGTATGTCAACAGGACCTCACCTTCACTTAGGAGCAAAAGTAGCAGATACTTTGGTTGACCCACTTTCGTTATTGGTGCTCACCTCAATCGCTGAAGCGAAGTGATTTTAAGATAGATAAGATTCCTTCTTCATGGACTTGGTCTTTTTCCAGATTCTCAGTGATGTGAAGAAGTATCTTATCATGTCGATTGTTTTCCAATAATAGGAAACCTGTTTTCGCATAACGCGGGCGCAACAAATCAAAGAATGTCCAATACTTGCTTCCTAGGTTCAAAATTGTTTTATCTTCCAAAACAATTTCTTGCAAATCCTCAATCTCAGCTTTGCTTACTTGTATTCTTAAAAATTCAGAAATGTCTCGATTGGCTTCTTCGATTTCAAAGGGAACGTACGCAGGAAAGTAAAACATACGAATAAATGGATAACGATTTGGATCCTGTTCACTTGATCCTATGATACCAGCTATTTGCCCCACTCCTGTTTGGTTCTCTAAGCTCAGATCGGATGCTTTAAAGAAAATGAACTCTTCAGGCAGAGTAAATCCTAAATGTATTTCCTCATTCCAATAATTGCGATCTTGGACTACCCAATTGTTCACATCCACTTCTTCAAACTTAAATTTGTTTTTAAAAAGTAAATAAGAAGAAACGATCTCTACTGATTGTAAGGCTTTGAAAGATACCAAGGAAGTACCTATCAACAAAAAGGATACAAATAGTATTCTTACTATAGCCTCCATTTGAAGAAAACGAAGTATCAAAGTGAAAGAAATACAAATAAAGAAAAAAACCTTTCCAGCGCGAAATTGAAATACATCAGAAAGCCAAAGAGAGAAAATAAAGATAATTCCTGCGAGCAACTCAAAGCCAGGGTGAAACGGATTTTTTACATAGATACCGATTAAGTACAAAGTGAGATAGATTAGAATTGTGCTACAGAGGCTTGCAAGTGTTACAAGAGAAAGGATGTAGTGTATTGGTAGATGCCATTCATGATAGATAAAAAATGGAATCGAAATGAAATGAAAGATAATGACAAGTTGTACTGTACGTGAATTCTTAGTTAGCTTTTGAAAGATTTCTCTTGCAGCATTTAAAAATCTATGGAGGCTTTGTCTCATGACCGCAGTATTTCAGTTTATCGAAAAAATCCAAAAAGAAATCCAAGACATCCAAACAACCATCCTGGAAATGCAGAAAAGTTGGCAAAACTTCAAGGAATTCTGGGATTCTTTCTTTAATATCCTACCCTGGGAAGTTCTCCTATTATTGCTCTTTTCTGTCATCCTCCTTTCCTTGTTTAATTCACTTTCTCCTCAAACGCCCAAAGCGAATCTCACGGTGGCCATTGTCATCTTGTCTGCGCTCTGGATATACTTTTGGTCTCTATTCGCAAAAGAGGTTTCCTATTCCAAAGTCATCCAAACGGCTTTGTATATTTTGGTTCCTCTTCACTCCCTTGGATTGGTCCAATTGCTCCTTCATTTTGCAAAGAAATATTACTGGAAGAAACGGAGGACAAACCCAAAAGACTGGGAGTCAGCACTGTTCCAGTTGGGGCATGATTACCATACATTTGCTTCCTTAGCCCACCAATCCTTCCAAAATGCAGCAGAAAACCGTGATGTGCTCAAAGGAGAGCTGGCTAAAATGGAACAATCATTGTCAGGTCTCAAACGTCTCTTAGAGGGAAATGGAAAATAACTCGTTGTTTTTTCCCTCTTTGCCGATATTCTAAGTAGTACGGAAATCGGATCGATCTATGCTCAATAAAAAACCGACACTCACCGGTAGACAGAAGGCTGCAATTTTTTTGGTTGCAGTGGGCAATGAAGTTGCATCAGAAATCTTCAAACATTTACGTGAAGATGAGATCGAACAAATTACCTTCGAGATCGCCCGATTAGATAAGATCACACCAGAAGATAAAGAGAAAGTCCTCGTAGAGTTCAATGAACTCATGATGGCTCAGGAATTTATCACCAATGGTGGTATTGATTTTGCCCGTGGCCTTTTGGAAAAAGCTCTAGGTAACCAAAAAGCAATCGATATCATCAACCGACTAACGTCAAGTTTACAGGTTCGGCCCTTTGACTTCATTCGAAGAACTGACCCTGCTCACTTATTGAACTTTATCCAAGGTGAGCACCCACAAACGATAGCCCTTATTTTATCTTATTTAGATCCACAAAAAGCATCCAATATCCTTTCTAATCTACCTCACCAGATACAGGCGGAGGTAGCAAAACGGATAGCAACGATGGATAGGGTGTCTCCAGATGTTTTACGCGAGGTGGAACGAGTACTGGAACGAAAACTTTCGACTCTCGCCTCGGAGGATTATACTTCTGCGGGTGGTATTGATTCCGTTGTTGAAATTTTGAACTTGGTAGACCGAGGAACAGAAAAGACCATTATTGAAGCTCTAGAAGAAGAAGATCCGGAACTAGCGGAAGAGATCAAAAAACGAATGTTTGTCTTCGAAGATATTGTATTACTCGATGACAGAGCTATCCAAAAAGTCATGCGAGAAGTTGATAACACTGATTTGGCAAAAGCACTTAAGTCCGTTGACTCCGAAGTGCAGGATAAAATTTTCAAAAACATGTCAAAAAGAGCGGCGAATCTTTTGCGAGAAGACATGGACTTTATGGGTCCTGTTCGATTGAAGGACGTCGAGGACGCCCAGCAAAAAATTGTAAATATCATACGTAAGCTAGAAGAAGCGGGCGAAATCGTCGTGGCACGTGCGGGCGAAGACGAACTGGTAGTCTAGTTTTTACTAAAAAATCCTTTGCAGTTTCCTTGCCCGATTCTATTCTCTTCTGGCTAAGGAGTCACAATGAATTTGCCTTTACAACTGATCATCGCCCTCACCATTTCCATATCATTTTGGAACTGTGGTTCTGTTCCTACAAAAGTAAAACCTATCCGTGAGAGTTTAGATCTGCAGGGACATCGTGGGGCTAGAGGTTTAAAACCTGAGAATACCTGGCCGGCCTTTGAAGAAGCTATTTCTCAAAATATGGTAACCTTGGAACTCGATACTGTGCTTACCAAAGATAAAAGAATTGTAATCCACCATGACTCGGAAACAAATCCAGTGATTTGTGTGAATCCGGATGGAAGCGAAATACAACGGATATCTTTGTACGAATTAACTCTGTCTGATTTGCAGAAACTAGATTGTGGAAGCAAAAAGAATCCTGCCTTTCCGAAACAAACACCCGTTCCAGGAACAAAACTTCTGAGCATTGAAGAATTTTTTCAAAAAATGGCAGAGATAGAAAAGAAAAAGAAACAAAAGTACTTATTTAACATAGAAACCAAATTTCCAGATAAAGAAATGGTAGAAGATTCCATAGTGGAAGAACATACACTTTTACTGGTATCTGCGATCGAAAAAGCAAAAGTTGCAGATCGTTCAACCATTCAATCTTTTGATCTAAGGACTCTACCTTATGTTCAAAAGAAAAATTCTAAAATTAGAACGAGTGCTCTCTTTGCGCCCACATACTTCCAGGGCTTTTTGATGACGATCGGTTTCGGTAATGGATATCGAGATACAATACTGGATAAAGCAAAGGGAATCAAAGCAAATATCATTTCTCCGTACTTTCTGTATGTAACACCAAGTTTTGTTGAAACGGCTCATGCGAGTCAGATCGAAGTGATACCTTGGACTGTGAATTCTATAAAAGAAATGAAAAGACTAGAGAGTTGCGGAGTTGATGGAATCATATCAGATTATCCAGATATGTTACGTGAGACATTTTTAAAACCTTAATTGCCACTCACTACCGTGCACAAAGTTGTATAAATGGATAAGAAATTTTTTACTTCTTTGTGCATTGATTTTATTTGCGTAATGCCTGCTTGTCTCGCCGCTGCCTCTGTACTACTATCGCCATTGCTAAAAAAGAAAAAGTATCGAGTGATACATGCTTTACCGATTTTAGTACTGGCATTGGGTTGTGTATTTTCAAAGTAGCCAAGTTTATACTCTGCATATAAGATACCTCGTGGACCGACACCCTGTGTATTTCCAAGATTTATACATTGCAAATACAAACTAACTAGCATCAGTAAGTAGTGTCTCTTCAACGAAGATCTAATTTTCATGGATTCCCTGAAACGATGACACACAAGGATGCGTACAGTCCTGTTAATTGAGTCGTTTTCCAATGTACTTCAGTCACGGTCGAAATTTGAGCCTGTTTTTTTGCACTTTCAATACTGGCGTCACCAAACGCAAAAAGACCTAATATAGAATGAGTACATCTTGTACTCTCTAAAGACGAATTTTCTCCATTTGAAAAAATGCCTATTCTTGAATTTGAATAAAGAAAACCGAAGGGTCCATAGCCTGGGGATGCGCAGGAGAAAAGGAAAAAAAGAGAAACAAGAAAAAATTTCATTTTAAATGCTGTATTTTTTATTTCGCTAATTTTCTCATTCGAATGCAACGCTCTTCTAAATCGATCTGCTTTTTTAGAGTTTTTTTGATCGATGCAGGTAGCTTTGGATGCGATTGAACAAATTTACTTAAAATTGTTTTTGATTCTAGATTACAAAAATCGGGTGCTAAAGCTTTTGAGATGCCATCTAAATAATTTTCATCATCCTCTGGTCCAAAATTGGCCAAAGTGTCCAAGAATGGTTTTGTAAATTGCATCTGTATATCTTTTTGGTAGATTGGAAATAAATGGTATGCGATTACTCGTAGAGTACTTGTTGAATATTCTTCGGACTTTTGCTTTAAAACCAAATGAAACCACTTTTCTTTTGAGGAAAGGTCTGGCTTTGCAGCTAACACAGAATAATATGAATTTTTTCCTCGAGAAGATGTATCTAGCTTTCTTTCTTTTTCTAAAATACTTTCAAAATTAGGATCATTGAATCCTAGAGAACTTAGTTTGATGAGGATCGACCAACGGAGATCTTGGTCTAATTTTAATCCTGGAATCGTAATATTGCCAAGTAAAACATTCCAAATTTGTATGGCCTCTTCTTTTCCATACACAGAATCTAAATAGGAAAGGAACCAATATCGTTGTTCATCGGAACTTGCTACTTCTTCTTTTAAACCGTCCCAAAGAAAATTCGAAAGTTCTTTTAGATCTTTTTCACTAACAGATGTTTCTTTCCAAAATCGACTTGTGAAATAGGAATACGAGCGATCTGAGGATAGATTTGATAGGAGCCATTTTTTGATTTTTACATTTTTTTCGTGCGGAAGAACGGCTCTTGCAAGTTGATAGAATTCATCAAATGAGACAAGTCCGTACTTCACTTGGTCCCAATAGTTTGACCATAAGATGAGACGCCGAAAGGAATCTGTATCATTCAACAGAATTTTTTGGAGTGCTTCTATTTGAGTCCCTTTCCAACGCCAAATGACAAAGTCATGGTCTTCATCGTTGAGAAGAACAAAATCAGGGCAAAAAGAAACCTTTTCTACAAAACTTGTATTTCGACCGGTATACACGAGCGCGAGAGATTGAAAGTCTAGTTTTGTGGATGTTTGACTTTCATTGATTTTATACAATCCAATTTGAATTTTATGGTCTCGGTAACGATTTTGTTCTCCTTCTGCAAATTGAGTTATGCTCCAAGAAAGGAACTGGTCTTTGCAAGAATAATCGAATTTAATCGCATTTGTTCCCTTGGTTTCTAGCCAATCTTTTGACCATTTACGCAAAGAGAGACCACCAGCTAATTCGAGTTCGGTGAGAAAATCCAATAAAGATGAATTTGAATACGCATATCGTTTCAGGTAGGACTGAACTCCTTTTTGGAAAACCTCTGGGCCAAGGAAAAAGACCAATTGTTTTAGGACCGAGGCACCTTTTCCATAGGTGATTCCATCAAATTGTATAAAGGCTTCCTCAGTATCTTTTACTTTTGCCTCGATGGGGTGATTTGTACTAAAAGAGTCTTCTAAATAGGCCCATTGTTTCATCTTTTCAAAGAAAGATTCCCAAGTTTCTTTGAACTCAGAATTTTTTTCCTGGGCTAAACTAGCCATATAGGTTGCGAAGCTTTCATTCAACCATAAACCATTCCACCATTTCATAGTGACTAGATTTCCAAACCACATATGAGCCATCTCATGTAAAATAACGTCGGATAAATTCTCTTTTTGTGAGCGTGTCATGGGACTACGGCTAACAAACCTCTCAGAAAAAGTAACCGCTGCTACATTTTCCATAGCGCCAAAATTAAATTCAGGAACGATTACTTGGTCGTACTTTTCAAACGGATAAGGGAAATCAAAATAGGTAGGAAAAAATCCGAAGCCATCTTTTGTGTATTGAAACCAAAGTTTAGGGTCAACATACCTTGCTAATGACTTTCGGATAAATAGCCTAAGTGGAATTTGTTCGTATTTGTCTTCCCAGACGGTATATGGCCCTGCATGCAATGAAAAAACATAAGGAGATATCTTTTTTGATTTTGAAAAGGTATGTCTAGTTTGAGAGGAATCATCGGGATTCGGAAGGATTGAGATAGGCAATGTCGTGGATATAACCTTCCATGAATTGGGAGCATCGACAGTTAATGAAAACGTCGCCTTTAGGTCAGGTTGGTCAAAACA harbors:
- the fliG gene encoding flagellar motor switch protein FliG — its product is MLNKKPTLTGRQKAAIFLVAVGNEVASEIFKHLREDEIEQITFEIARLDKITPEDKEKVLVEFNELMMAQEFITNGGIDFARGLLEKALGNQKAIDIINRLTSSLQVRPFDFIRRTDPAHLLNFIQGEHPQTIALILSYLDPQKASNILSNLPHQIQAEVAKRIATMDRVSPDVLREVERVLERKLSTLASEDYTSAGGIDSVVEILNLVDRGTEKTIIEALEEEDPELAEEIKKRMFVFEDIVLLDDRAIQKVMREVDNTDLAKALKSVDSEVQDKIFKNMSKRAANLLREDMDFMGPVRLKDVEDAQQKIVNIIRKLEEAGEIVVARAGEDELVV
- a CDS encoding glycerophosphodiester phosphodiesterase family protein, which translates into the protein MNLPLQLIIALTISISFWNCGSVPTKVKPIRESLDLQGHRGARGLKPENTWPAFEEAISQNMVTLELDTVLTKDKRIVIHHDSETNPVICVNPDGSEIQRISLYELTLSDLQKLDCGSKKNPAFPKQTPVPGTKLLSIEEFFQKMAEIEKKKKQKYLFNIETKFPDKEMVEDSIVEEHTLLLVSAIEKAKVADRSTIQSFDLRTLPYVQKKNSKIRTSALFAPTYFQGFLMTIGFGNGYRDTILDKAKGIKANIISPYFLYVTPSFVETAHASQIEVIPWTVNSIKEMKRLESCGVDGIISDYPDMLRETFLKP
- a CDS encoding TRL domain-containing protein, giving the protein MLVSLYLQCINLGNTQGVGPRGILYAEYKLGYFENTQPNASTKIGKACITRYFFFFSNGDSSTEAAARQAGITQIKSMHKEVKNFLSIYTTLCTVVSGN
- a CDS encoding TRL-like family protein produces the protein MKFFLVSLFFLFSCASPGYGPFGFLYSNSRIGIFSNGENSSLESTRCTHSILGLFAFGDASIESAKKQAQISTVTEVHWKTTQLTGLYASLCVIVSGNP
- the pepN gene encoding aminopeptidase N, yielding MKNVFKPLIFFGMVFLICHCSQYDSHYHLTQKDAEKRASLLSDIHYDLHIKLTKESYFEGKLSLNFQSWKSDTIRLDYFEGDIQSIIVNGKDVSKDIKLEKGYLLIDGNYIQKGKNDLSLAFKTPYARTGNGLHTFTDPEDQEMYLYSQFEAFHANKMFPCFDQPDLKATFSLTVDAPNSWKVISTTLPISILPNPDDSSQTRHTFSKSKKISPYVFSLHAGPYTVWEDKYEQIPLRLFIRKSLARYVDPKLWFQYTKDGFGFFPTYFDFPYPFEKYDQVIVPEFNFGAMENVAAVTFSERFVSRSPMTRSQKENLSDVILHEMAHMWFGNLVTMKWWNGLWLNESFATYMASLAQEKNSEFKETWESFFEKMKQWAYLEDSFSTNHPIEAKVKDTEEAFIQFDGITYGKGASVLKQLVFFLGPEVFQKGVQSYLKRYAYSNSSLLDFLTELELAGGLSLRKWSKDWLETKGTNAIKFDYSCKDQFLSWSITQFAEGEQNRYRDHKIQIGLYKINESQTSTKLDFQSLALVYTGRNTSFVEKVSFCPDFVLLNDEDHDFVIWRWKGTQIEALQKILLNDTDSFRRLILWSNYWDQVKYGLVSFDEFYQLARAVLPHEKNVKIKKWLLSNLSSDRSYSYFTSRFWKETSVSEKDLKELSNFLWDGLKEEVASSDEQRYWFLSYLDSVYGKEEAIQIWNVLLGNITIPGLKLDQDLRWSILIKLSSLGFNDPNFESILEKERKLDTSSRGKNSYYSVLAAKPDLSSKEKWFHLVLKQKSEEYSTSTLRVIAYHLFPIYQKDIQMQFTKPFLDTLANFGPEDDENYLDGISKALAPDFCNLESKTILSKFVQSHPKLPASIKKTLKKQIDLEERCIRMRKLAK